A window of the Scophthalmus maximus strain ysfricsl-2021 chromosome 8, ASM2237912v1, whole genome shotgun sequence genome harbors these coding sequences:
- the melk gene encoding maternal embryonic leucine zipper kinase isoform X1, producing the protein MPVERIEPRGAEELHRNYEVYETIGSGGFAKVKLGRHLLTGEKVAIKIMNKKDLGDDLPRVKVEIEAMKNLSHQHVCRLYQVIETSTQIFMVLEYCPGGELFDYIIAKDRLSEEETRVFFRQIVSAMAYVHSQGYAHRDLKPENLLIDGDHNLKLIDFGLCAKPKGGLGYELMTCCGSPAYAAPELIQGKSYIGSEADVWSMGVLLFALLCGYLPFDDENCMALYRKITRGKYDNPRWLSPGSVLLLNQMMQVDPKRRISVRQLLDHPWVMRDYNSPVEWYSRQPLGHIDEDCITEMAVNMKRSRESTTALVKEWRYDHTTVTYLLLLSKKQRGKPVRLRPEPTVCEDFCSPSHQGLQTREALNFSEDEDAVIVGSLDLCSDYIDDCPWVPITHHTPQGVRGQPDGIANNKDTRLASSPSVERRCAYSPTPERGRTTTHHCQERRDRDREQTIENKENIAVQEKDVDIFVLPTPRTPVSSKKNARHNKNVLTTPNQNANSSSGKINAVTPKGGSASKEHGKKRTAENREPANIEMLAFSPERRSRSLDLAVTGDSGKKKRGGKMFGSLERGLDKVITMLTPSKRRALRDGPRKIKAQYNVTLTSQTNPDQVLNQILSILPKKNVDFIQKGYTLKCQTWGDFGKVTMAFELEVCMLQRPEVVGVRRQRLKGDAWVYKHLVEDILSTSSI; encoded by the exons ATGCCCGTGGAAAGGATCGAGCCCCGCGGAGCCGAAGAGCTCCACAGAAACTATGAGGTTTATGAGACTATTGGCTCAG gaggCTTTGCTAAAGTCAAGCTGGGTCGACACCTCCTGACAGGAGAGAAGGTTGCAATCAAAATCATGAATAAGAAAGATTTGGGG GATGACTTGCCCCGTGTGAAGGTGGAGATTGAGGCCATGAAGAACCTGAGTCATCAGCACGTGTGTCGTCTTTACCAGGTCATAGAGACCTCCACCCAGATCTTCATGGTGCTAGAG TACTGCCCAGGTGGGGAGTTGTTCGATTACATCATAGCAAAGGACCGactgtcagaggaggagaccagGGTGTTTTTCAGACAGATAGTATCTGCGATGGCCTATGTCCATAGTCAGGGATACGCGCACAGAGATCTAAAACCg GAAAACTTGTTAATTGATGGAGACCACAACTTGAAGCTCATTGACTTTGGCCTTTGTGCCAAACCTAAG GGAGGTCTGGGCTATGAGCTGATGACGTGTTGTGGGAGCCCTGCGTACGCTGCCCCTGAACTCATCCAGGGAAAATCATATATTGGTTCAGAG GCTGATGTGTGGAGTATGGGGGTGCTGCTGTTCGCTCTGCTCTGTGGATACCTGCCTTTCGATGATGAGAACTGCATGGCCCTTTACAGGAAGATTACA AGAGGTAAATACGACAACCCCCGGTGGCTCTCTCCAGGCAGTGTCCTTCTCCTCAACCAGATGATGCAG gTGGACCCCAAGCGGCGTATTAGTGTTCGACAACTGCTGGACCATCCATGGGTGATGAGAGACTACAACAGCCCCGTGGAGTGGTACAGCAGGCAGCCG ctcGGCCACATAGATGAGGACTGTATCACTGAGATGGCAGTCAACATGAAGCGATCGAGAGAGAGCACCACAGCCCTGGTGAAGGAG TGGCGGTATGACCACACCACAGTCacctacctgctgctgctgtcaaagaAACAGAGGGGAAAGCCTGTCCGCCTGCGCCCTGAACCAACTGTCTGCGAGGACTTCTGCTCTCCTTCACACCAGGGACTACAG ACCAGGGAAGCCCTTAATTTCAGTGAGGATGAAGACGCTGTGATTGTGGGTTCTTTGGATTTATGCTCAGACTACATTGATGATTGTCCATGGGTTCCAATCACACATCATACACCCcagggggtcagaggtcagccagATGGAATTGCAAACAACAAAGATACG AGACTGGCATCATCGCCATCAGTGGAGAGAAGATGTGCTTATAGCCCGACTCCAGAGAGGGGGCGAACGACTACACACCACtgccaggagaggagggacagagaccGAGAGCAAACCATTGAGAACAAGGAGAATATTGCTGTTCAGGAGAAAGATGTTGACATCTTTGTGTTGCCAACTCCTCGAACTCCAGTGTCCAGTAAGAAGAACGCACGCCACAACAAGAATGTGTTGACCACACCCAATCAAAATGCTAACAGCAGTAGTGGCAAAATCAATGCAGTCACGCCTAAAG GTGGCAGTGCCTCCAAAGAACACGGCAAGAAGAGAACAGCAGAGAACAGGGAGCCTGCCAACATTGAAATGCTGGCTTTCAGTCCTGAGAGAAG GTCTCGCTCTTTGGACTTGGCTGTTACGGGGGACAgcggaaagaagaagagaggggggaagatgTTTGGTTCTCTGGAGAGAGGCCTGGATAAGGTGATCACTATGCTCACTCCCAGCAAGAGGCGAGCCCTGCGCGATGGCCCCCGCAAGATCAAG GCACAATACAATGTGACTTTGACAAGTCAGACAAACCCGGACCAGGTGCTTAACCAGATCCTCTCCATCTTgccaaagaaaaatgttgactttaTTCAGAAAGG GTATACCCTAAAGTGTCAGACATGGGGCGACTTTGGGAAGGTGACGATGGCATTTGAGTTGGAAGTGTGCATGCTGCAGAGGCCAGAGGTCGTCGGTGTCCGCCGCCAGAGGCTAAAGGGAGACGCTTGGGTCTACAAGCACCTGGTGGAGGACATCCTCTCCACGTCCAGTATTTAA
- the melk gene encoding maternal embryonic leucine zipper kinase isoform X2 — translation MPVERIEPRGAEELHRNYEVYETIGSGGFAKVKLGRHLLTGEKVAIKIMNKKDLGDDLPRVKVEIEAMKNLSHQHVCRLYQVIETSTQIFMVLEYCPGGELFDYIIAKDRLSEEETRVFFRQIVSAMAYVHSQGYAHRDLKPENLLIDGDHNLKLIDFGLCAKPKGGLGYELMTCCGSPAYAAPELIQGKSYIGSEADVWSMGVLLFALLCGYLPFDDENCMALYRKITRGKYDNPRWLSPGSVLLLNQMMQVDPKRRISVRQLLDHPWVMRDYNSPVEWYSRQPLGHIDEDCITEMAVNMKRSRESTTALVKEWRYDHTTVTYLLLLSKKQRGKPVRLRPEPTVCEDFCSPSHQGLQTREALNFSEDEDAVIVGSLDLCSDYIDDCPWVPITHHTPQGVRGQPDGIANNKDTRLASSPSVERRCAYSPTPERGRTTTHHCQERRDRDREQTIENKENIAVQEKDVDIFVLPTPRTPVSSGSASKEHGKKRTAENREPANIEMLAFSPERRSRSLDLAVTGDSGKKKRGGKMFGSLERGLDKVITMLTPSKRRALRDGPRKIKAQYNVTLTSQTNPDQVLNQILSILPKKNVDFIQKGYTLKCQTWGDFGKVTMAFELEVCMLQRPEVVGVRRQRLKGDAWVYKHLVEDILSTSSI, via the exons ATGCCCGTGGAAAGGATCGAGCCCCGCGGAGCCGAAGAGCTCCACAGAAACTATGAGGTTTATGAGACTATTGGCTCAG gaggCTTTGCTAAAGTCAAGCTGGGTCGACACCTCCTGACAGGAGAGAAGGTTGCAATCAAAATCATGAATAAGAAAGATTTGGGG GATGACTTGCCCCGTGTGAAGGTGGAGATTGAGGCCATGAAGAACCTGAGTCATCAGCACGTGTGTCGTCTTTACCAGGTCATAGAGACCTCCACCCAGATCTTCATGGTGCTAGAG TACTGCCCAGGTGGGGAGTTGTTCGATTACATCATAGCAAAGGACCGactgtcagaggaggagaccagGGTGTTTTTCAGACAGATAGTATCTGCGATGGCCTATGTCCATAGTCAGGGATACGCGCACAGAGATCTAAAACCg GAAAACTTGTTAATTGATGGAGACCACAACTTGAAGCTCATTGACTTTGGCCTTTGTGCCAAACCTAAG GGAGGTCTGGGCTATGAGCTGATGACGTGTTGTGGGAGCCCTGCGTACGCTGCCCCTGAACTCATCCAGGGAAAATCATATATTGGTTCAGAG GCTGATGTGTGGAGTATGGGGGTGCTGCTGTTCGCTCTGCTCTGTGGATACCTGCCTTTCGATGATGAGAACTGCATGGCCCTTTACAGGAAGATTACA AGAGGTAAATACGACAACCCCCGGTGGCTCTCTCCAGGCAGTGTCCTTCTCCTCAACCAGATGATGCAG gTGGACCCCAAGCGGCGTATTAGTGTTCGACAACTGCTGGACCATCCATGGGTGATGAGAGACTACAACAGCCCCGTGGAGTGGTACAGCAGGCAGCCG ctcGGCCACATAGATGAGGACTGTATCACTGAGATGGCAGTCAACATGAAGCGATCGAGAGAGAGCACCACAGCCCTGGTGAAGGAG TGGCGGTATGACCACACCACAGTCacctacctgctgctgctgtcaaagaAACAGAGGGGAAAGCCTGTCCGCCTGCGCCCTGAACCAACTGTCTGCGAGGACTTCTGCTCTCCTTCACACCAGGGACTACAG ACCAGGGAAGCCCTTAATTTCAGTGAGGATGAAGACGCTGTGATTGTGGGTTCTTTGGATTTATGCTCAGACTACATTGATGATTGTCCATGGGTTCCAATCACACATCATACACCCcagggggtcagaggtcagccagATGGAATTGCAAACAACAAAGATACG AGACTGGCATCATCGCCATCAGTGGAGAGAAGATGTGCTTATAGCCCGACTCCAGAGAGGGGGCGAACGACTACACACCACtgccaggagaggagggacagagaccGAGAGCAAACCATTGAGAACAAGGAGAATATTGCTGTTCAGGAGAAAGATGTTGACATCTTTGTGTTGCCAACTCCTCGAACTCCAGTGTCCA GTGGCAGTGCCTCCAAAGAACACGGCAAGAAGAGAACAGCAGAGAACAGGGAGCCTGCCAACATTGAAATGCTGGCTTTCAGTCCTGAGAGAAG GTCTCGCTCTTTGGACTTGGCTGTTACGGGGGACAgcggaaagaagaagagaggggggaagatgTTTGGTTCTCTGGAGAGAGGCCTGGATAAGGTGATCACTATGCTCACTCCCAGCAAGAGGCGAGCCCTGCGCGATGGCCCCCGCAAGATCAAG GCACAATACAATGTGACTTTGACAAGTCAGACAAACCCGGACCAGGTGCTTAACCAGATCCTCTCCATCTTgccaaagaaaaatgttgactttaTTCAGAAAGG GTATACCCTAAAGTGTCAGACATGGGGCGACTTTGGGAAGGTGACGATGGCATTTGAGTTGGAAGTGTGCATGCTGCAGAGGCCAGAGGTCGTCGGTGTCCGCCGCCAGAGGCTAAAGGGAGACGCTTGGGTCTACAAGCACCTGGTGGAGGACATCCTCTCCACGTCCAGTATTTAA
- the adamtsl7 gene encoding thrombospondin type-1 domain-containing protein 4: MAELWQQLSSLRQGRALALLHFVCLLYPPSGALPWDNKASPSPLEGFEVVKGNFSRTFLHVGYHKITEIPSGARNINIQETLKSRNYLALKTQNGVSIINGNWVIDRPGIYTAVGTQLMYRRPNEIRSRIGESITAPGPLTEDLHVYLIYQQPGPGVYFEYSVPLHNTDPTPEPDAPSGIIPLVDTVDPSHPGDKVHQGDITNNDITKETPYHNQVPPDPSMNANPRPTYTWTKSGHKECSASCGNGRRQVLWECVEKDSQATVPTDLCDPALEPIMQEEDCNIQPCAAYWDVGEWSECSKRCGPGSQHRQVICRQVIHVHTNGTESSITVAPELCGSSDKPVTKSTCQLKICSQWEIRSEWSPCSVPCGVGQRSREVVCLSNQGDVEEDEECNVNLKPDTLQNCDVGACARSWFTSLWSHRCSAECGGGNRTRTAICLMDHVTDLPLASCEGERPPEVTSCDSGPCQNQLEWYTGPWGQCSAECGNGTQTRSVVCVFNNNGRVEIVDQAKCSSLPQPITAQTCRLKPCGVQWYVTEWSACSRSCNGGYRVREVHCLADNVAPSDRCDPNPTPESREECNKQPCVAEINPSCSDQYHNCMVVVQARLCVYTYYRSVCCASCSRAQNTYPNNSFQKNNIRR, from the exons ATGGCTGAATTGTGGCAGCAGCTCAGCTCCCTCCGGCAAGGTCGAGCTCTGGCTCTCCTCCACTTCGTTTGTCTTCTCTACCCACCCTCAGGTGCTCTTCCCTGGGATAACAAAGCCAGTCCATCCCCTCTGGAG gggTTTGAGGTGGTGAAGGGGAATTTCTCTCGGACTTTCCTGCACGTTGGCTACCACAAGATTACAGAGATTCCGTCAGGAGCGAGAAACATCAACATACAGGAAACATTAAAGAGCCGAAACTACctgg CTCTGAAGACCCAAAATGGAGTCTCCATCATCAATGGAAACTGGGTCATTGACAGGCCGGGGATCTACACTGCCGTGGGAACACAGCTGATGTACCGGCGACCCAATGAAATCCGCTCTCGCATTGGAGAGTCCATCACCGCACCTGGGCCGCTGACTGAAGACCTGCATGTTTAT TTGATCTACCAGCAACCAGGCCCTGGCGTATACTTTGAATACAGTGTTCCTTTACATAACACAGACCCGACTCCAGAACCAGATGCACCTTCTGGTATAATTCCCCTGG TCGACACAGTGGACCCATCCCACCCAGGTGACAAAGTACACCAAGGTGACATTACCAACAATGACATCACCAAGGAGACACCCTATCACAACCAGGTTCCCCCTGACCCGAGCATGAACGCTAACCCTCGGCCTACTTACACCTGGACAAAGAGTGGGCACAAAGAGTGCAGTGCAAGCTGTGGCAAtg gcaGGCGTCAGGTGCTCTGGGAGTGTGTTGAGAAAGATTCACAGGCGACTGTTCCCACTGACCTGTGTGACCCTGCGCTTGAACCAATAATGCAGGAAGAAGACTGCAACATCCAGCCCTGCGCTGCATA CTGGGATGTGGGGGAGTGGTCAGAGTGCAGCAAGAGGTGTGGACCCGGCTCCCAGCACCGCCAGGTCATCTGCCGCCAGGTCATTCACGTCCACACCAATGGGACAGAGTCCTCGATTACTGTGGCACCAGAACTGTGCGGGTCGTCTGATAAGCCGGTGACCAAGTCTACCTGTCAGCTGAAAATTTGTAGCCAATGGGAGATTCGATCTGAGTGGAGCCCG TGTTCAGTGCCATGTGGGGTGGGCCAGCGCAGCCGGGAGGTGGTGTGTTTGAGTAACCAGGGtgatgtggaggaggatgaggagtgcAACGTTAACCTAAAGCCAGACACACTGCAAAACTGTGACGTGGGAGCCTGTGCACGCAGCTGGTTCACCTCCCTCTGGAGCCACCGG TGCTCTGCAGAGTGTGGTGGAGGCAATCGAACCCGGACAGCAATATGCCTGATGGATCATGTGACTGATCTCCCATTGGCCAGCTGTGAAGGGGAACGTCCTCCAGAAGTGACATCATGTGACTCAGGGCCATGCCAAAACCAGCTGGAGTGGTACACAGGACCTTGGGGTCAG TGTTCTGCAGAGTGTGGGAACGGCACGCAGACTCGCAGCGTcgtttgtgttttcaacaaCAACGGTCGCGTGGAGATTGTGGACCAGGCGAAATGCTCCAGTctgcctcagccaatcacagctcagaCGTGCCGACTGAAGCCATGCGGTGTCCAGTGGTACGTCACAGAGTGGAGTGCA TGTTCTCGTTCCTGCAATGGTGGCTACCGTGTACGAGAGGTGCACTGTCTTGCTGACAACGTTGCCCCGAGCGACCGCTGTGACCCCAATCCGACCCCAGAGAGTCGAGAAGAATGCAATAAACAACCTTGTGTCGCTGAGATAA ATCCATCATGCAGTGACCAGTATCACAACTGTATGGTGGTGGTTCAAGCCCGACTTTGCGTTTACACTTACTACAGAAGTGTCTGCTGCGCCTCCTGCTCCCGTGCACAGAATACATACCCCAACAACTCTTTTCAAAAGAATAACATCCGCAGGTGA